The following is a genomic window from Spirosoma foliorum.
GGTACACCGTTTGGATACAATCAGAACGGGGGTGGTGATCCCTACACGGCGTATTCGCCCATTCTGAACGCGCAGCAACGCGATTCGGGTATCGGCTATAACTGGGTAGCGGGCGGCTCGATAAGTCAGGATACAAGTCGGATTTTGCACTACGAAACTAGGACGATTAATTGGGACGGCGGACTCCGGCAAGTAACCTACTTTAAAACGCAACCCATGCAGTGGGAATTGCGGGGCGTCGTTGACAGTACGTACCGACACGTATTTTATTGGCTGAAAGGGCGCGAGGTGAAGGTCATGTTTATTATTCAGACCTTCCGAACCGATGGACAACAGAAGTTTAGGGGGCGGCTACAGGAAGGGCCGTTTATGTACATTACTGCCCCGCATTACCGCTATTTCGTCTATACGGGCACCAACCCAACGGGCGAAACCGGAACGACGGGTTTGACCCAAATTAATCTTTCCTCGCCCTGTGAAGGGGCTGGAACGGCTGGATGTCCGAATCAAAACGATACGGGCAACTGGACGAGTACGGGTAACTGGATCGGAGCACTCGATGAGAGTAACAACGGCGTATTTATCGTCACGCCCTACAACAGCAATTTCGTTGGTAAGCAGTTTCAATCCCGCTCCGGCGACGAAAATAGTAACGCGAGCGCGTACATTACGGCAGGCCCTCACCTGCAAAACATCGATTTACCCGGCACCAATTTCTTGGCGAGTGCCAGTTACTACGTCGGGAGCCTAACCAGCTTTCGCACCTGGTACAATAGCGCAGGGATCGTTAAAATGCCGTTTTCGTTCTCGTTCACGCCTGGTAAGACAAACGGTTGGTGGTCGGAGAACGTATCGGGAAAGCTCAATTCAGATAACCGATACGAAATCAACATCGGCGGCAATGGTGGGCAGGGTCGGTTCTATTCACCCGAAGGGTCGTGGATGGCCAATACGATTGATACGATTTACGTACGAGGTCGATTTTACGGCGCGTCATCAATGACCATGAACCTGCAATGGAAGCGTCCCGGCGAGACAGAGATTCAAATCGCGCAATTCAATAACAAAACATTTACCGTACAAGGCGATGGCGTCGAGCGAACCTACGCGGTGCGGATGAATGGCGTCACTAACTGGTCAGGCATGATTGCATTTGTGAAACTCACCAATCCCTATCCCTACGGCTCCTTTACGGGCAACGAGAAGTTTATACCCACCTATATCGGCAAAACTAACCCCAACTAAAGCCATGAAACTATCTAATAAGTTACTGATTTTTGCCCTCATTTTACCTTTTTTTGCCCTCGGTCAAACGTTCCAGCCTTTCGCTTGGACAGGCAATGCTGGGGATGAAATCATCAAGACGGTTACACTGGACCCTTCTTGGACGGGTACGGCTTCAGTAAAAGCATATTATCCCCAAGGAAGCCCCTTTGTCGCTGTACCAGCAAGGCTACAGCCTAGCTATTCAATAGCAGGCAACTCACTAGTAGTTACGTTTTCCTCCAGCACAACAAAGGCGCTTGGCGCGAAAACATATATTGAAGTATCTACAGGTGGAACCGTTCGGATCGTAGGCTATTTGCAGTTAGGCAGCATATCGGCCTTGGCGGGTAGCTCGCTAGTCACACAGGATATGGTTTTAGGTTTACCAATTGCCCTGAATGGGAAGGTGGACAAGCAATCTGGCAATGGACTGTATCCTGATATAGATAAAGCAAAGCTGTCCGGCATAGCCCCAAACGCAACCAATGTAGACTCTACTGGACTGCTAAAGAAAATCGTGTACTACAACGCCAGATCAGTTGACCAAAGCCTGATTGGCGCGAAGCTTGATTCAGCAAAAGCGAATGTACGAAGAGTTGTTGATCAAACTTATGCCGCTACTAAACTTGACTCGACAAAAGCCAACGTAAGGCGGGCAGCTGACTTGGCACTAGTAGACCAAAAGCCTACCTATGTCTCAGACATTGCAAGCTTAACCGCTTTGGTGCGTGGAAATGTAACGAGTGTAATCGTCCGCGATCCCGTGCGCGGAGGGGAATTTACCTGGTTCTTCTCCGGCTATACGGTGGATAATGGCACAGTGTTTTCAGCTAATGGAGGAGGGGTTTACGTTCGGCGAGTGGGTAGTTTTCTAACGCCTGAAATGTTTGGGGGGGGGCGTGACTGCAATTGATAATCGACCTGCAATTCAGGGGGCGATTGACGCGGCTAATGCATTGGGCATTAAGGAAATTCGGTTCCAGGCAGGTACTTACGTGACCTATGCAGCAGCCTATTCGACAATGGTGACATGTATTGTCATGAGAAATGATATACGATTGGTTGGGCCCTCCGTTGGCACAACAATCAAAGTAGCCAACGGCACTTTCACATCGATGATTAGCACCAAGAATCGAATCCTAATCAATGACGGCTATAACCGGACTACGGGCCTAGACAAAAACATGGGGATTGAGAATATTACATTCGATGCCAATCCATCCAATCAACCCGCTGACGCGATTCAGGGGCTAGTCTTTACCCGTGTGGTCAACGTTAAGCTAAGAAATGTCGCAGCTAATAATACTCCCGGAACCGGGACAATGACCACAGGTGATTTTGTTGAAAGCTTCGCAATCCTGTTTTCTGTCTGCCAGAATGTTGATGTAGACAATTGCTCTACTACAGCCACGGGTATTGCTTCTGCTTCGGGCATGGGTGATGCCTACACGACAGATATTTCGTATCGAAATTGCTTTGTTGATGGTTTCAGAGCGCAAGGCTATGCCTCCTATTTGTCGTCCAATATAAGTTATACCAATTGTAAGGCTTATAATATTCAGAGTATAGGCTTCAATCAGGAACAATGCTTTTATGCCTCATATACTACCTGTATAGCTGGTGGTACGACCGTAAAAAAACTGGGAGATGGGTTTGAAACGGGCGTGGCCCCTTACACTCTGGATCAAAACCGGGCAGGTGCGCCGGGGGCATTGCAGTCAGAAAGTTACGGCTTTCGGATGCTGAACACAAGGGGCGGGAACTTTATAAGCCTTATCAATTGCACGGCAACAGGGTGGAGTACGGGTACTGGCTACAACGCGGGCCTTCTCATTCAGGGCGTACCAGGTCAGGCGACCGTGACGGCCGTATCTAGCAATACGATTACGGTCTCTACAGCTCTGTTCGAGAAGCACATGGAAACCCGAAAGGTGTTTTTCTTTGGCCTTGTCCTTCGTATCAAGCAATATATTTCTCCTACGCAGGTCGTGTTGAACAATGCGCCTTCGGGCAGTTCGGTAGGTCAGACAATTACCGTTCTGGGTGCGGAAGTTGCGGTGATAGGTGGCACCTACGTTGGCAACGATGTAAATATCCGCTTCTCGGAAACCGCAAATGGACTAATACGTTACGCATGCCGAACCACACGCATTGACGCAAATGTGAATTACTCCTACAATGCGAGAACAGCGACGCCATATACCCTAATCGGCCCCTGCGGCCCCAACGTGCAGTATACGCAGGCTAGTGGGATGCCCGTCGATGCCTTTCTAAGTAGCATTACCCTGGCTAACCAACCGTCCGTTCCTAGCAGTGGTAGCCTCATCTTCAACGACTTCCCTTTCGACGTAATAATTTATTTGTCCGGAGGCACAGGAGTCACGGCAAGCGTAAGCGGAACGGATACGTACTACAACGCCCAGTATGGTAGTGTGCCCTCTCCTGGGCAAGTTAGAGTTCCAGCTGGTGGTCGAATTAAGCTAGTATACAGTTCTGCGCCAACCTGGGAATGGTGGGCCAATAATTAACAGCCGGACATATATTGGGAAATGCTCACTAACCAAAACACACCAATGAACGCAATCAACTTATTCTTCTCTCAACCGTAAATGAAGCAACTAAGCAAACACAACAACTATGTCAACTAACTTTTTCACTCAGTTCTATCAGCGCTTAACCAGCGCGACACCCAAGTTCTTCGCCATCATTCAGGCCATTGCGGGTATTGTGGCTGCCGTGTCACTGGCACTCACCAAGGCCGACGTTGCTGTTCCTGAATGGCTGTTGTGGCTCAAATCGACCACTACGCTTATTGTGACGATTGCAACTGCTGTTATCGCTCAGCTGCCTATCGTAACGCCTTCAACTCCACAGGTAGGTGATACGCCCACCGATCAAACTAAGCAGCCATCATGAGCACAGGATTAAAGTGGGGACTACTAGCACTAGCGGGCGTCATTGCCTTTCTGCTCATTCACTTTGTGCCAGGTGTAAAGTTCTGGGAACGAAACGATGCGGTTCAGACCGACGAGATAGCCACTCTAAACCAGAAGCTGAAAGAGGCTCAAACGCAACTCTCGGAAGAGCGGAAAATCAATTACCTGTCGACCCAGAGCACCGCCTTAGCCCGTGCGGGGGAAAAGGCCACAATTCCGACCGTAACCCTGCGGGTTCAGGCCCTGCCCCTAGCTGAGCAGCAACGTATAATCGGCGACTACCTATTGCGTCACAACTACCTGAAAGCAGGTGATACCGCACGCGTGGAGGCCACAGCGATTGCCTTAACCGTGTGCGATACCATTATGGTGCACGATACCCTTTACAGGGTTGAATACGCCGATACGGGAGTGAGGCTTGCTTTGGCACAGGACAGCTTAAAGGCTTACGCGAGGAAGGAACGGCGGATGCGGGAGATTGCCAGTAAGAAGGGCCTTTTCACGGGCCGGAATCCTCAATTGCGGGATGAGGCTAAGCGGGGGATTGAACTCTAAACTCGGTCACGTTTGAGTCTGCGGAATCGCTGAACGCGTTCAACTCGGGCGGGTTTCTTAATAATATCTGATGCGACTAACAAAATCGCTGCAAGTATTGAAAACGGCAGTGAAATGAATTTGTGTATCGGGGAAAGGATTAACCATTGCTCCTGCTTAGTCAGAAATGCGCAGGCAATTAAACAGACCAATGCAATGACTAGAACGGATGCCATGAGCCATAAACCAGACACATATAAAACCCTGCTTGCTTTTCTCATACACCTAAGTTACTGATTAATACCCATATATATCCAACAACAGTTCAATAGTACCCACTCTCAAAAAAAGATGAACCCAAGGCATGGATTATATTATCGAGTTCATTGGCCGGGATACGTTTGTTATCCTGGCGCTGTTCATCGGCGTGAATCTCCGTGCCGGGAAGCCCGAAAAAGAACCCATTTTCCAATCTTTAGTGCTGGCAATCACGCCATTTTTCGTTCTATTTTGTTTACTCTACATATTTGAGTGGCTATTAGGACTAGTCGGACTGGAGTTGCCAACGAAGGTAATGGGGGCGATGGGTGGCGTGGCCGGATACATGGCCAATAGCTGGCTGGCTGGACTTGCCAAAGATGGAAAAACAATCGAAAAAGACGGAGCATCCGCAGTAGTACTCAACATCATCAGGAAAATTACAAACCTTACAAAAAAGAAATGAGATGAGTTGGATTCACATTGCCCAGGTTACGTGCCTGGCTGTCGTCTTTGGAATATTGGTTATCCTCTACGACCTCGACCACAAAACCCCGTCCGCTTTGCGCTATGGGCTGTTCTTGGTCTCCATACTATTCGGTGGCGTGTTTGGTTCGCTATTCCACAACTGCCAGATGCAGACCCATGCCGACGCGATTGCGTTTGTGGGTGTTGGGGTCATGGTCATTACCTACGTGCTGTACATGATTCTACACCAATACCATCTGACTGTCATTAGGTTCTCGGGGAGCTGTATGATCATTACGATGCTGCTCTTAATCGTCGGCTCCTGCTCGGAGAGCAACCGACAGAAACAGCAGATCGAAGCGGCCAGCGCCCCCATTGTGGCGGGTAAATAAAATCGGGGAACCCGCAGCAAGCGAACTCCCCGATTTTCCCATAATGCGAATTTTCTAGCGGATTTTCCGCACACAAATATAAGTACAAGTATTTGATATTCAGATATTTATTTGCTATTTTTAGGTATGGAAAAGCCAAAATATCCTAACATAGAAAAACTACTGGATATTCGCATTATGGGGGTGTCCGATAAGTTTATTTCTTACGAAAAGAAAGAATCAAAGACTGATAGATGGTGGTTTAATAAGGTGTTTAAAAAGGTCTTTTTCCAGAAGATTGAGATAGCCCGAATGTCCAATGGGATAATCCACTGCTTACGCTAACCCTATAACCGCCCACCCCCTCAGCCGATGAGTAACGACACCGAAACGGGACTTTTGCACGGATTACGACGAGACCTCGAAGGCAACGTGATTGATTTGGACGGCACGGTACTTGAAAAGTGTGAGGGGTGTGGAGACTATTGCTTGCCCGACGAAATTACAAGTGCAGGTACTCTATGTGACGAGTGCCTATCTGATAAAAAGCTAATCGCTGAATTAGCGGTAGACCCGGAATGGCAGGAACTAATGAAACAACTAACCCCCTCCGGGCCGACCGGCGAGCAGCGATGAGAACAATAATACACCTAGGGCAAACAATAGAAGCGGAGTCCTGCGATCAGGCAGGGCCATACGTCAATTTTCGCCTGAATACAGTAAGTGCAATGTACCGCATTAATGGCGGTCGCTGGATGGGGAGTGATACGAGAAGCGTGATAAAGACACTGGAGGCATTGACATCTACAAAGACAGTCGAGGAGTTCTTCGCGTTCTGTAAAACCAATTTCTATCCTTTTGATGGAGATCCAGAGTACGATGAGCCACTTTTTGATTGATGTAAAAACCGCCGACTCATCAGAGCAGGCGGGATAGAAGCATGAGATACCGACCCTTTACCCCGAACCACTTTGCACGTAGGCAGGTGAACTTCTGTATGGCTGACCTGTATCCCATGAAAGCGGATAAAACCTGTGCATGTGGATGCGGTGTTGCCTTGAAGGGCAGACAAACGCGCTGGGCATCCCAAGCCTGTCAGGATAAGGCGGTAGAACTCTATTGTATCCTACAAGGCGATAGCAACACCATACGGGTAGCATTGGCGAATCGGGATAATGGGGTTTGTGCCAGATGCGGCAACAAGCCACCCGGCAATCAGTGGGAGGCTGACCATATTGTACCGGTTCATAAAGGAGGAGGTTACTGTGACCTGGATAACTTCCAGACGCTTTGCATTCCATGCCATCGGGATAAGACATTACTCGAACAATACAACTAACCCCAGCCGGATAGTCCGGCCAGCAGCGATAATGAGAAGACTAGAGATAGGTGACAGATTGATTGCCGATGGTAGCTGGAACTTTGCGGAGGCGATTGTTGAATCGGTAACAGATACGGAAGCCATAGCGAAGGGTATTCGACTTTACGAAGGAGAGCTTCGGTTTCCGCGTGACTTTGAAGATTTTCAACGTGCCATTGGACATGATCATTCGGGAATGGGCGATCAACAGTATTGGTATTACGTACCTCAACCTGGATTATAAATTCCTATAATCCAATTAACCCACTCAAGTTGGAATAAAGAACTTAGACGCAAGCAAGATGTATTTACATAGTCAAGGCCCAGATCAAAAGTGTAGTCAGTGCGGAGTGGTGAACTACACAGAATCATTCTCTCGTCAATGCGGTATGCTCAACTCCGAATCGGGCATACGTTGCAGATCATGTGGACATGAGAAGGTGACCCATAAAAACTCATGGAATAGCACACCTACGGCTTATGTACATAGTTTCCAAGAACGTCCAACAGTTGAGGAATTTTAGCCATGCCACAGAACCCCATCATAGCCCCCTCTATCCCCGTCGTATTCCCCGACTTCGGCAAACTCCTGACCTACAACGAATCGGTTAAGTCAGCAACAGCGATCCGAAAAGGCATTGCCAACGTGCCAAACGCAGACCAGTACAAGAACATGGTGCGTGTTTATAACGATTTCTATGTTCCTATTTGCACGAAGTTTGGTAAACTACCAGTAAGCTCGTTTTTTCGCTCTTTAGCGCTCAATAAGGCTATTGGTGGGGCCACCACGAGCGCCCACATGTCAGGCAACGCTATTGATCTGGATTGTGATGGACTAGGTAGGCCGACGAACTTGGAACTATTCAACTGGTGCCGCGCCAATCTTCACTTCGATCAGCTAATCCTTGAAAATCCCGACCAGCACAACAATCCTTCCTGGGTGCATATTGCTAATAATCGGGACGGGCAACCGAATCGAGGGCAGGTTTTGCGAATGATTCGCAAAGGGAGTAAGACGATATACGAAGCTATTTAGTTTCTCATAGGTTGGTTGGCAACTACCTGGCTCCGATGTGGGGTCAGGTAGTTTTTTTTGTTAATCCCCATACTTTTCAAACACCCTTTCAATCCATTTCCCCACTGCCGATCTAGTATTTCGACATGGTGGATGATCGTAGGGCTTGGTATCATGCGTGCGCTGAAATCGCTGACGAATCGCCTGTCGGAAGTCGAATACAAACTCCCATGTCAGTCCCACCTGTTCGTTTATAGGCAACTTATCCAACTTCTCAATAGCTGTTTCAATATACCAGTCGTAATCGGGCTTTTCGTATTGATAAAAACCTGACTCCTGCGTTGAATCTGGAAAGAAGTAAAGTCGCTTCCACTCCGACGACGGAACGTCTGGCGGGCGTATATCAATACAGGTGTAGTAATTACCCTGTTTACGATACGTTTCGTTGGGTTGTTTTTCGGGTGCTCCCATAACTTTCCTCGCCCCGTATCGCCGGGCGGGTGGCGGTTATAATACTAGTATTGCCCATGCAGTAAACTGCTGTCCGACCAAGTACTTTTAGTAATATTCCAAAATGGCCTATTACTGTCTTTTTCGCCTAAACTACACCATTTTTGTAGTGCTTTTTCTGGCACTGAGCTATATCCCCAAATACTACCGTCCTCATCCTGTATGCAGGGTACATACCAACCGCGATCATCGAATTTCGTTGGTAAACAACCATTACAGCGATTATCTTTTGGGCGATAAAACATGCCGTACGGTCTATACAATCGAACATTAACGGCTCCGCATTCACCGCAATGACAGGGTTCTGACTCCTGAGTATTATTTTCCTTCATCATCTTTTTTCATTGGCCAATGCCTCGGGCGTGGTTAAAAGTGATTCTTGGCGGAGGTCTTCAACGTCCTCATACCCGTTTCGGTATATACTTTCGACGTGCCCTGACTTATGAAGCCTACGCAAAACACTGTACATAATACCCTGTTCAGCCCGGATATTGGCAACAAATCCGTTGCTCCAAACATTAGAATAATCACTTTTATTGCCGTTGTAGGGATTGAAAATGGTTCGATTCTTTCCCTTTTCGTTGACGTAAATCAGACCCCATTTTTCGGGTAGGTCCTCAACGGTTAAGAGTCCTGTTGGGCAGCAGTAAAAGCGATAGGTTCCCATACCCATTTCCGGGTACTGGCGGAATAGCTTCTTTCTGTCAGCAAAGAAATCGGAACGGGAGGCCTTGCATTCAACCAGTACGGACATTCCCGCCCCGAAACCGATTACATCGGGATATTCTCCGTTTCTAGCTCCGCTGGCAAGTTCCCGTATGGCCATGCCGCAGGAGGTTGACCCAAGTACCCAGCGATAGGCGGCTTTAACTAATTCTTTGTGCGTCATCTTCTCTCTTCCTGTTTATCCCAGCCGCTCGGCTTGGGGTATATAATGCCCTACTTTAATTTCTTCCTCCGTCGCGTAGCGAAACAGAAAGCCCCTGACGGTTCGCTGCTTTTTCACTTTCAATCGCCGGTTCGTCTTTCTGGGCTTGACGCGCTTATTGAGAAAGTGACACAGTGTCGCAACGTGACAATCAATATCCTTAGAGGCCTGCATTGCTGACACATAGTAAGCTCCAGTAGTGAGGTTAACAACAGGCTTAGCGGTTGGGGGTATGCTGCGCCGAACAAGTTTAGGCGTATTGTCGACTCCTGGCAACGCCTTACCCACTATTGCCTCGGCATCGGTAGCATAGCGGAAATAGTGACCTTTCGCGCCGGGGCGTTCTCCCCGAATAACTTTGCCAATCATACTTCGCTCCACCTCGATCGCTGCGGCTGCTTCCCCCGAATTGGGGTAAAAGGTCAGGTCAGGCAGGCGAATAACGGCCCGTTGTGGTCGGGGCGCACGAGGTTTTTTAGCTACTACGGGCGAGGTTGAAACTTCCTTTTTAGGCGCTAAGGCCTGAACAGGCTTCGGCTTTGGCTTAACGGTTTTCTTTGTGGGCTCCCCCTGCCAGGTCTGAACTGTCGCCCTGCTTTCGGCCGCTGGTGCAAGGGGGACATCACTATGGTGAACCCGCAATCGCTCGCCGTATTTTTCTAGTAGCGAGGGCAGTTTGGCCGCGTCGAAGCTGACGTAGGCGGGCTTGGAATCGGTGTAGAGGGTGGCGGTCATTTTGTAAGCTCTTTTCGTCGTTCATTAATCGCGTCCAACACTTCTTGGCTGCCTTCGCAATGTGGATTAGCTAAACATCTGATCACGAAGTCAGCAATGCCCTTTTCTCTGTCTTTAAAGACTACCCATTCTCGATCTTCCCAGACCTTAAAGCCAGTGTCTCCATTAATAATTCGTTCTGTAAATTCATTTACGTCCATCTCGCTTCGTGTTGGGTTGTCCCGCGCGGGGGCGGGGGTGGTTAGAATAGGCAATTCTTAAGTCGGCTACCAATCAGTTCAACTATATCCCTGGTTACCGTATTTCCCAGAAGTCGGTATCTATTGGTTTTTGCAACTTGCTTTATAACGCCATCATAGATGCCGTACTTGGTCCAATCGTCAGGATAGCCATGTAAGCGTTCACACTCTATTTCAGTGAGACGGCGTATATCACCATCTAGCAGGCTGACAAAATGATTTTGCTCGAATGAGTGTGATGAAATAGTGCCACAAGTTGCTGAGCTCCGACCTTGGTTGAATCCCCTCGCTTTCGTCACTATAGCTGGACCTCTACCCATACACTGACTGGATAGTGAAGGGGCTAATCCATTGATGTCATACACCCGATTTTGTTGGTAAGGTTGCTGCCCGCCTGACTCTTTGTTTGTGGTATTGATTTGGCGAACAAGCGTCATACCGGAATGGTGGCCGCCAGGCTTACCACCACCCGTCAGAGCTCTAACACTTGCGGCTTTTGCTGCCCCTTCAGAAGTCCCAACTTCGCCTTCTCGGAAAGGAAATACGCCGGGTCTACTTCGTCCATCAAGATGTCCGATAAGGTAAATCCGCTCTCGATCTTGGGGTAATACCCATGCTGTATCAAGCAGTTGCCATTCAAGTCGATAGCCCCCAATGTTGGCAAAGGCCTGGACAATCGCCCAAAAATCTTTTCGATGTCTTGAGGTGATAACGCCTTTAACATTTTCCCAGATAAAAACGTCTGGTCTTGTTTCACTAATGAGCCTAATTGCGTGTCGGATAAGAACGCTTTTATTTCCAGCCATTCCGGCCCCGTCTCCAGCCAAGCTAAAATCTTGGCAAGGGCTTCCGAAGGTGATAAGGTTGGGTCTGGGGATTTTCTGTCCTGAAATAGCGCTAACTGTTCCGAGTTCATGGGCATGGGGGAAATTGTATTTTGAAATAGCAATCGCGTCTTTATCTATCTCCGAATAATAGTGTTCAGTAATTGGTAATCCAGCATCAGACAGCCCTTTTTCAAATCCGTGTATCCCCGAAAATAAATCTAAAAGAATCATTACTTTTGCTGCTTAAATCCTTAACAATTTACTAATAATCAATCACT
Proteins encoded in this region:
- a CDS encoding HNH endonuclease; amino-acid sequence: MADLYPMKADKTCACGCGVALKGRQTRWASQACQDKAVELYCILQGDSNTIRVALANRDNGVCARCGNKPPGNQWEADHIVPVHKGGGYCDLDNFQTLCIPCHRDKTLLEQYN
- a CDS encoding D-Ala-D-Ala carboxypeptidase family metallohydrolase produces the protein MPQNPIIAPSIPVVFPDFGKLLTYNESVKSATAIRKGIANVPNADQYKNMVRVYNDFYVPICTKFGKLPVSSFFRSLALNKAIGGATTSAHMSGNAIDLDCDGLGRPTNLELFNWCRANLHFDQLILENPDQHNNPSWVHIANNRDGQPNRGQVLRMIRKGSKTIYEAI
- a CDS encoding DNA cytosine methyltransferase → MILLDLFSGIHGFEKGLSDAGLPITEHYYSEIDKDAIAISKYNFPHAHELGTVSAISGQKIPRPNLITFGSPCQDFSLAGDGAGMAGNKSVLIRHAIRLISETRPDVFIWENVKGVITSRHRKDFWAIVQAFANIGGYRLEWQLLDTAWVLPQDRERIYLIGHLDGRSRPGVFPFREGEVGTSEGAAKAASVRALTGGGKPGGHHSGMTLVRQINTTNKESGGQQPYQQNRVYDINGLAPSLSSQCMGRGPAIVTKARGFNQGRSSATCGTISSHSFEQNHFVSLLDGDIRRLTEIECERLHGYPDDWTKYGIYDGVIKQVAKTNRYRLLGNTVTRDIVELIGSRLKNCLF